From the genome of Pogoniulus pusillus isolate bPogPus1 chromosome 23, bPogPus1.pri, whole genome shotgun sequence:
tttaaaagaaaaatgagtAAATAATGAGGGCAAAAAATGCCACCAGTAGATAGAGAGATTGTTTTAACTACCTCAAATACACCTACAGTAATTTCTCTGTCACTTACCTGCAGCATTACCTACACCCATCTGATGAGCCCATCTGTCTCCAAGCCAGCACCACCTCCAAGCTAGAGAGCAGCCATTTGTCAAAGCCTTCCCCAGGGCTGGAGACCTGCCTTTTGACTGCCCTTATCAGCTAACTATTATTGCCACTTTTATGACTGCTAAGCCAAGGCAGTGATAAATAAGACCTTCCCTTGCTCAGAGCTTTTCACTGGAAAGAAGAGTTAAAAAACCTCTCTAGTAGTGGAATTTGCTTCTGGCTGccgagtgatttcccattggaatgggctgcccagggaggtggtggaggcaccgtccctgggggtcttccaagaaaagtctggatgaggcacttagtgccatggtctggttgattggttagggctgggtgctaggttggactggatgatcttggaggtctcttccaacctggttgattctatgattctatgatgggtaCAGAAATATCACTGGGGCACCGTGAACCCAGCCAGCACTTAGCAGATCTGAAAACAGAAAGCTTCTTCCCTGGCTGTTTCTCGGCAGCCATCCACCCACTGCTTTCCCTGATCtacagggagctgtgctgggtggcCACACACCAcgggcagtgcccagcttggctttcccctcctcctggctggctgCAAGGGTGTGAAATGTAGGAGCATGTTCTTGTGCttgggctgctgtggcaggggaagcgCCAGCGTCTGTGAGTTTCTGCTTCTGAAGGAGGGCATTTCAGGGACAGGTTGTTGCTCCTAAGGGGCAGAAACTTCTGGAAATTCTCTTCCCCTAGTTCTCCTTCTGAAGAAAATGCTAGAAGAGAAAATGCTGTTTAACCTCAGGATACACttcttgatttttattttaaagacaACAGGCTTTTACTTCAAGCTTCTGCTAAAAACAGGCATTAAGAACCTTCTAAGCGAGGAAGCCTTTTAAGGCTACCTTCAAGAGATGCCTTTTAACAAGATGGCACTAGACTGCCTGGAGAGTGGTCAGTTTCTCTTCTGAAAAGCCTATCAACAGAAGCTGCAACCCTGGAGGTTAGAACATACCTGCAGAGCTCCAAGGAAGGACTGAAGAAAGCTACTCAAACCGCAGCTGGCCAAGAAGCTGTTTTAGCAACCACGATCCAATTGTTTTAGCAGTGATGATTCATTTATTGAATGCAAATGAGAATTGCTGGGATGTCTCTTTTGCAGTCTTAGCATTCACATATCCAAAGCCAGGCAGGGAAAATTCATGTAGGGTTGTTGATACAGAGGTGCTCAACTCCAGCATATTAGCAACACAGCTGTTCTGAGGTCCATTCACTCCCTATTTCTGTCAGGCAGCACTaccacagcagcacaaacaCTGCCAGTACCACAGATGATATCTTCTGAGCCTTATTTCCAGTCAAACCCTTCATGCAGACAAGGGGCATCAGGCTTGGTCACACAGTGTGCTGCCAGACACAGGGATGGTTGTTGTACAAGTGAACATTAGAGCCCTGAAGAGAAATGTGAATACCAGAGCCCTGAAGATTCAACAAATATATGCAACTAATTCAGGAAGAAAGAAAGTAGTTAGTTGTGAAAACCTGGCCCCAAAAGAGCCAGTGGGAAACACTGCAAGAGCTGCAATTAGTCTCTTTCAGAACAAATACACCAATGAAGCCTTACTGCTTTATTTCAGGCAAGTTTTCTTAAGACATATTACAATACATTAACAGAGGCAAATGTCTAAAGTGTATTTGTAAAACAAGGTCATATTTCAAAGCTGGGAATGCCATTGGAAAGCACCACTTGAAACTAGAGTagttcacagtgtcacagggtgttggaagagacctccagagattgagtccaatcctcctgccagagcaggatcatacaatctagtgcaggtcacacaggaatgcatccagatggggcttgaaagtctccagggcaggacactccacaacctctctggggagcctgttccagggctctgtgacccttacagtaaagaaattcttcctcatgttctcACAGTGCACAGAGACCAGAAAACAGAGGAAGTACCCATGGTATTAAAAGAGCTTTAACATATTCTGCCCACTTTTGACATCATAGACAGGATGTATGGGTAATAAACTACATTCAGATATAATCTCTGAACTTGCAAAATGCTTCACAATACAAAACAGTGCAGGTTTTTATAAGCCACATCCATTCTTCCTCATGTGAGCAGCACTATGTAACCTAAGTGATTTTCCTCCTGTAATGGTCAAGTTTTCTCTCACAACCTGTTACCCATCATCTGCATAACCTGAGTGAAATCACCACCTGCCTTCCTGGATGTAGTGAACTCTTTTTTGTACAATCAGACTCTGCCAGTCTCACACTGAGTACAGGTGGGggtgcacaatgagagtggtaaaatactggaacaggctgcccagggattcaattgaggccccatccctggagacattcaaaatcaggCTCAAGATAGCCCTGATCAGCCTGATTCAGTCGGAGGCTGTACTTTATGGATGCCTCCACTGGAAACACTCTCTGGCAGAAAGGATTGGAGAGACTGTGTCCAGCTATTTTAATCATGTTCATGAACATGGTATGAAAGGATGCCAAAGAAACCCAGATTTGACATGATTTTCTGCACTTCACAGTATTAGAGTGTGCTCCTAAGAAACCACGTGGGAAAAATACCTAATAACAATATAAAGTTCAAAAGTTGCAAATACACCATAAAACATGCAATGCTTCACAGCCAATGGGGTAAGTGCCATAAAATTAGCATTCCTTGTACACTGTCTGATTCCTCTTCACCTCATTTAGGATTGTAGTGCAGCACTTAATGTTGCATGGCACGAGGCCGTATCTACCATTTCCATAGATGCAAAGGCTATCTATGATGCTTAGGCTATGAAATATCCACACTGAGTCCAAAACACTCACTCCAAATCCATGTTACTGCAACTGAGGCAGTGAGTGGCCTGAACTATGGATTCAGGGCTTTGGCTTTTCAGAAGGGAGAGATGCAAGAGGCTCAAACGAGCAGCTTCTCTTGCTTGAAATAAGGCTAAGCTTGCTGTAAGCTGCAATTAACACTACACATTCATCATTTTTTTTCATCATGTGGAGACCTTATCACAGATGACTTCAGCAAACCAGTATTAGATGCATTATCATCAAGAGATGGATGCAAAATACTTCATTTCTGCCGCCGTGCATCCAAAATCTCTGCATTTAAAGGCAGTTATGGGCACTCTCCCCAGAATCCTCTGAGAAGATTTACTACATTGAAGAACTCATTCTCTGAAACCTCTCTTAGCTGTAATAATGTTCACTTGTACCTCCCTGGCTCCATTTCATAAAGGTGCATTTAAATGCAAGTACCACCACCAGCAGGCATAACAGAGGATTTGAGCATCAATCTTGAAGTAGTTCCCCTGGTACCACAACCTCACTCAAACAAAGCATAGTCACAACAAATCAGGCTATTAGATTTGCTGAGTGCTATTTATCAGGCAAATGCTTATTAAATACTGCCTGCACTACACTGAAGATGTACCAGATGATGTCTACCATCAGATTCTGCTATCTGCCACACAGTTAAAATCTAGAATGACCCTTTAGTTGTCATCACTCTAGGGAGAAGCAGCTGTTAGCAGAACTACACAGCACTGAAcagcaaaggaagaaagggCTATGTCTGTGACCAAGTGACTCTCTTAACTTCCTCCATAAAATAGAACTCTAAGTGTACTATCCTGAGCCTTCTCTAGCACTGCATCCCCTGAAGCCTTACCTTAGAAACACGCAGGtctgccctctgcagagctcctcttGCATCCCATGCATCATTCCACAGAAGGCAGGTGGATAGACCAGAAAACTCCAACTCCTCTGGCACTTTGTCTTGCTCAGTCTCAGTAGCCTTGCAGAGTGAAGTACTGAGAAAAGCTGCTCTGTTCCCAGGtaatgcagctcctctgcctatGACAGACACATGCTCTTATTCCAGAGTTCTTTTTCTACCACTACAAACTATCCTCTGTAACAGCAGCAGTACTTTGCAAATGTTGAGCACCTTTAGCATCAGCTTTAAATCACACTCCCTCACAACCGTGCAAGAACAAATGAGAGCCTGGCCACACGCAACCAGTGATACCTCTGCCACAGACGTTGGGGACACCACGAGTCAACTTGCTGTGGTTTGTGCCTCAGCACAATGCCCAGTGAGGTATCTTGTGATGGACTGCTTGGACTTTGTAGCTGAAAGCAAGAAAAATTACTGCTCTCTGCATGGAGCAGGAAAGCAATTTTTCCAAAGCTGACATCTTTGAGCATACACTTGAAAGAATCAGAGAAGAAGCCAGTGGAAAGATAATCACAGGTGTTAAGGACACAGCTATAAAGCTACCAGTGAAAAAAAGAGCCACCAGACAGAAGTTTGGGCTTCATTCTTCTATAGAAAATTATAGGAGGAGACTCTATATAACAAAACCAGCATGATAAACTCCAGAAGAGATGAAAAGCCACAGGGAAGTACCTGTATTTCATGTACACAGGTGCAGGCAAACACCTATATGAAAGTTATGTTATGCACAATGTTCCTTCTCTCAGAGGGGTTGATGTAAGGCAGACTGCAAGGACATCGTTAATGTCCCTCTCATGTAACTACATATGTGATGGACTGACATCTGTTCTTCAGGAGGGAAGGtgaaagaaggctggggagagctgagctgtgtgacAGAGCATGCCATTTACTCATGGGAAAGTAGGAGACTTGAAACAGCATTTgtggaggggaagaaaggagaacATGAGAGAAAAATACTCTCCCCAGattacaaaaagaaaagatagTTTGGTGGAAGAGCTGAAAGAGGACAAAAATCAGTGctactggacacagtatttcttTGAATTAACTGAGTGAcctcaagggggaaaaaaaagctttttaaatTAAGGACCTGTTCAAAAAACCAAATATGCTTGTGAATGTTGTTCCCTCTTGGtcagaaaaaaaagctttctcaTTGATAAGAAATGGAATGTAAATGTGTTCAATTTCTAAACCTCTTATTCTCAAGGTAATTTTTTTTGGTACTCGTTTCTTTTCTCCTATGTCCTGTCACTTTTCAGCATGGACTCCCTTCTCATTCTTCAGCTTTTCACTGGTTATAAAAActgaaaagcaggaagaagttccccccccccactacTGAAAGGCAGGTTATTTCCAAGTGAAGTCTGAGCAGTCATTAGGTCTAATGTTCCTGTTGCAAGGTTCTGGTTTTGACCCGGGCCCATTTCTAGAACACAAAGCATGCATACTCCAGATTATCACCTCTAGTCTGGAGTGTGTTCTTCCCCTCTATAAAAAGCACAACTTTTCACAGACCAATTAACCTCAAAGGTCATTAAGTTTTGTAATCAGCCTGATGCAAGTAAAGAAACTGAAAGCAGATTTCCACGACTTGGCTGCACTGCTTTCAGTGGCAGTACTACAGGTTGTGTATTTATGCCTACGTGTTTTGGTGGCCCAGAAATAACCAGTTTTAAGAGCCTGCTTTAATGAAACTAAGAGATGTGAATTTGAGCTTcccttgcctggaggtgtgaACAGAAGCATTGGCACAGTGAAAGCTCTCTTTCAATACGGATCATTTGATGAAGGTTATATTTAAACACCCCTAAAATAGTGAGCATTTCAGTGGCACAATCTGCTCATGCCAACACAGTACAAGGTTTCAAATATGTAtagaagcagagcagaatccaAAGGCAGCTTAAGCCTCAGTTCTGTATTGACTTCAGTGGAGAGGAATTAAGATGCAATCCATAAGATAGATACATTGGTTCCATGTTCCCGAGCGACCTGGTTGATCCTTCCGCGCACGCAGTCCAGAGAGACCGACACCAGCGTTCCGTTGCGTACCTGGAAGGATGCACGCAGGGACACGCTGGTCCACATGCTGCCCTCTGGCATCTGACCTCCAATCTGCTGGGCAATTGCTGTGGGCTGCATGTGCTCTCTGGTCAACTGGTTGAGAGTCACTTTGAGCACGTTGCATGAGTGGATTAGCTTTAAGTTAAACGCGAGGCTGGCAACTCCCTTTTCAGTAAACATGAAGTACTTCTGAGCGAGCTGCCCAGAAGCAAGCAGCTGTATCTGCTGCtcactggatgaggcctgggtGAAATCCAGTAATCTGTTTCTCACGGGTCCTGTGGGCAGACTTGTGACAGAAACTGTGGCTGATATGGTACTAGAAACTGCTGCAGGGATCCAGATGAGGCTAAACATACTAATTCCAGAAGCATCTCCAAAATATCGTACGTTACATTGCGCAGGAGACAGTATCTCAAAGCTAATCAGATCTCCAGCACCAACTTTTGTGGCCCCAGAAGCAGATATTGATGTGTCTCTGTAATTTACCCCAGATTTAAATACATTCATTAGTTCTCTGTTGGTACCATTCCTATTGATGTAAGAAATCAAGGAGAAGCCCTCTCGGACACACATGTGACCCATGGAATACAGTGCTTGGTGGAACACAAATTTGGCAACACCAGCTTCAGTGAACTTTATAGCTCTGCCATCATGAGATAAAGTGAGCATGTAAGGGTCAGAGACAGAAATGATTTTGAATGTAGGCCTATAGTTGGTTTGGTAATGCATTGCTGTTGACACCTGTGCACTGAGCGCCACAGCACCTGTGTCGTGGGACAACCAAAGCAAACTGAGTGGGGTATGAAGGTCGTAAATGTTTAAGTCTTTACTTTGATTGCAGAACTTATTTGGGCTCCTCAAATGCACAGAAAGAGTTTGGTTTGGCTCcacttcagcagcactgcttaaACTAGTGCTCTGGAAACATCTCCCTTCTGGCTGCTCGAGGCGAACCCCGCTCAGTTCATAGCCTTCCTCACTGCCATTCAGCTt
Proteins encoded in this window:
- the LOC135185705 gene encoding uncharacterized protein LOC135185705, producing the protein MSEQMELIKVQYGVLLDTVKQVSFQSLQEDIQSYFESHLQGLQNQVRNHLQKSYSVHKVEVDAKVINVGESLLDCGLCERDEFCNFQKTPSQCEKCTLCPAGFFQMAECSANSDRICQDRDECTESPSICGERIKCLNTPGGFRCLGVAEKDAALGMCGEEYFFSKEMQECQACLKCEDGMVAVPCSTVSDTVCSATSANKLSESWAANIALPPVKSDTSQVYYGLNLKIKAKLPCEILSIEDNSLIFRQHGLLWTDLNFAVKHNCRNFLQLSLKLNGSEEGYELSGVRLEQPEGRCFQSTSLSSAAEVEPNQTLSVHLRSPNKFCNQSKDLNIYDLHTPLSLLWLSHDTGAVALSAQVSTAMHYQTNYRPTFKIISVSDPYMLTLSHDGRAIKFTEAGVAKFVFHQALYSMGHMCVREGFSLISYINRNGTNRELMNVFKSGVNYRDTSISASGATKVGAGDLISFEILSPAQCNVRYFGDASGISMFSLIWIPAAVSSTISATVSVTSLPTGPVRNRLLDFTQASSSEQQIQLLASGQLAQKYFMFTEKGVASLAFNLKLIHSCNVLKVTLNQLTREHMQPTAIAQQIGGQMPEGSMWTSVSLRASFQVRNGTLVSVSLDCVRGRINQVAREHGTNVSILWIAS